TGTAAATTTTAGAGAATTCTCCGCCTGGAAGAGATCCCGGTGGAGAAGCTGTAGGCTGTCTGTGTGGCGTCTAGTCTCGGCAAAATTCTTTAGCTTCATTCGATTTTAATAGACCCAAAGACGTCTCCGGGTGACAGGACGTTCTCAAAGAGGGCACAGAGGACTCTTGGTCTAGATACTAGGGACCCACTTGCGGTACCactcttttatttataatattaatatcaaaataatattattatcaaaattcgcCAGATTTATCCTTTGTAGAATTGGACAAGGTATGCTCGGATGTAGGACGAGTTTTGCACTTAAGATCCTAGCTAGCCTCGTTGCTATtgcataaaacgtatttttatgagcaaaacatttaaatatagacTTTTTCCTTTCCTTTAAAATTAGTACCTTATTAATATTCAATCTAGGGCCGTTTCAAACCAATGCCGACCTTATTTTCTTATCAAggcgaataaaaaaagaaaatatttgcgGATCATATAGATCATAAATCCTAGGATTTATGATCTATATGACCTGATTATGAcctataaacaattaatttgtttataacaaatttctccTCATTCTAAGCGATGAGCAAGCTGAAAATTTGGATTCAGCGAGTCAAAATACGTCGAAGTACACTTGTTGCACGGTAGAACTTGTAAATGCATACAAAACCTACTTATCGTTTACACCATGGAGGTTAGAGaaaaggagaacgatcgctacgccCTAAAGCATTAGCACGCTTGTCCCTGAAAATTCGTtggtaagtagtatctgcgaagttagctgtttatgagtataaGTAGATGAAATTACTTGCATTATGTACAAATTTAACAagagcccgcttttattgagacaacttagcgatcgcagagactcacttattttgtccgtATTTCTGGGACACTGTTTCCTACAGCGATcgttctttataacctccatggtcTACACTATAAACAAATAAGCAATATGGCGATAACTGGGTACCGTGCGTGAGAGTAAAAGAATGTCCCCATCCTATTCCTTGTCTAAGGTGCATACGAGcaagagcataccttgtctagttatataatgagtttttttattgatttttcttgtttgttttagatttaaaaatatgaaaactttgAATGATCATTTAAAGACACATCTTGGATTGAGATTGAAATGTAATAATTGTGATAAACTATTTTCATGTAAAGCATCATTAAAACGACATTCATCCATACATTCTGGTCTTTTACCATTCGAATgtagtttttgtaataaacgaTTTAGAATTGCAGAAACTTTaaaggtttgttttttaaattccaaaaatctttttgaaaatagggtattatcgttagtcaaaaataaatcatgaaatttgaaaaaagttaaaatttatgtaaaaatatacatatttaaatattctgatttctgagtcataaaagcacatttttattttataatattaaaattaaaaatcgtaatttttaaactgtatatcacatGATCTAAAACGCGGGTTCCGAATATCTAATGATTGAtatcgtttttataccatgtatatatgaaaatatatcaaggtatactaagtttagtcctaagtttgtaacaaagagcttaaaaatattgatgctacgaacaaaattttggtttaagtgttgtctgtctgtctgtcaagagatatcaagttgaaagcATGCTTAGGACTTGaaaagtgaggccaagttcgtaaatgagcaacataggtcaattgggtcatcttgtaaaccgttagagatagaacaaaagtttaaatataaaaaatgttccttataaaaaaaatcacaacttttgtttgaaacatcactgttttactcgcgagggcgcaaatttgacgcaaattaaatagtatgtatattatatgggaatatcagttatgtgcgtgtgtgtgtgtgaaatgtatgtatgtgtaatcaaaactgtttatacatgatatttcaacaattaacttagttaattgtttattttcacttgttctagATACATGTTCGACAGCATACAGGTGAaagacctttttcatgtgaaaaatgtaatcatcatttttcagatttatcaaattatatcaaaCATATGAGAGGAAAACACGGTGTACTTAGTGTGGCTAAAGATCCTGTTTATTGTAATCCCAAGTATGTAAAAACTATCACGGAGAGTCAACAACCAATTacggaaaaataattattaattataagtctaatcaaattaataataatcccaatagacctttttcatgaaaaatagaaatgctttttggttaatttttcatgaaaaaggtctattgaattattaatttgataaataattcagttttaaattatataacacaggtctgcaaaaaaaacttttttgtcagctgcatgagatatttttactaaatcatatgttttagaatgcgctgatttcagaagtgatggctatttttttctatcacgtaattttttttgcaaattcaaaaacaaaaaattagtaaaagcactcgtttattaaaaattatacagtagccTGCAAGCATAGTGACATCCCATCTTCTTTGGTACCGTCTCTCGATATCGCGGACATCCTGGTGAAATCGCTTCCCCTATTCTTCACTGTAAGCTCCCAGGTTATCAGGGAAATATTCTATGTGGGAGTGTAAAAAATGGACCTTCAGGCTTATCTTGTAGCCTTGAGCTTCGTGTGCTGCTAGTTGAACAATGGTTTTGTAGTCAAGATCCTTAGTATTTCCCAAAAAATTTCGCACTACATCCTTGAACGATACCCAAGCTTCTTTTTTCTTCTGAATCATACTTTCCACAAAGAGGGTGTCAGTTAAAAACCTTCTTATGTCGGAGCCAATGAAAACTCCCTCTTTCAACTTTGCTTCTGACAGCTTCGGGAATTTCgtacatagatatttaaaacagtctcCATCCTTTTgcagtgattttaaaaattgtttcatcatCCCCAATTTGATATGGAGATGTGccaacaaaactttttctggcggcaccaaagtagtattgataacatttttctccccaggttttaaagtttctcgGGGTGGCCAATCACTTTTAATCCAGTGCTGTTTTCTGGCTCTACTATCCCATAAGCACAAGAAGCTTGCGTATTTACTATAGCCTGCCTGCTGACCCAAAAGCATCGTGAGTATTTTGAAGTCCTCACAAACCATCCCTTGATGGTCCtgatatttgattctttccaAGGTAATAGTCAAATGGTTATAGTTAATTTACTTCCATATGAACAGAATAACCGCATTGGAAGcgaagctaatttatttttattgtgcaatAATACTTGAAGACTAGTTTATGTTGTTACTAATATCTATGGAAACCTTTgtgatagaatgttttgaatagttttcctgtttttgggagatcaaaatctataagaaaatataaaaaatcctaTGCGGTTTTTTGGTCGCAGACCTGTGTTATCTATCGACACCAAATAGACACGCAATAATTTTGCAAAGAATTTTCGAATGCGTTATTTATgcgcaattattttaattatgaaacaataaatattacggTTTACGGGTGTCCGCGTCACGGAGATAATTAACTGTATGTGACTAACTCATAGAGATAATAACATGGCCGTAAACGGTTGATCGCTTTAGAGAGATCAGATTTTTAGAGGGGCGTAAAGCGATCTTCGATATCCCGgctaatgaataaaatatggcAAAATTATTCTCTCTTAAACTTTAATTATCCTGTTTTGTGGCtgcgtaaattttaaatattgttgataCTTGGTGTttttctacaaataaaaatattttaattaaagaattgtATGTTCCAATCTTTTCATTTTCCCTGAGGTtttgcatattataaaaattataagtttatcGAGCACAGGGAGTTTGCGAAATTCAGTTTAGCACAAAATTTTTGTCCTGAAGGATAGTAAAGCCTCACCCTGAATAAAAGTCAGTATTTAGGTTCGTCAatataataaacagtttttataacaagtgaaatttacaaaattttaaaaaaatccgacaaattttttactcacacttgaaacatatctaagaacactttacATTAAATTCCTTTCGTCTTTAATGCTTTTtccaagctgaatcgattttgatgatcattgccaattttttagtttttccgtgtacggaaccctgaattcgcacttgaaacatagctaaaaacactctccattaaattacctatcatacgaaacaaaacacaaattaaaatcggtttatccgtttaagATTTCTTAATAGGAAAGTTCTATTGCTTTTTAGGTCTGctgcgaaaaataaaaaaataattgcacaaataaaaaaattgaatatgttgtaaaaatttattttaaattaaaatacaaatttaggtATTTTCTAGCAAAATATTCCGGTACAAAACAAATTAGCGAATCTTTAATCTGTAAATTTAGCCCATCGAGGTTTGCGTTAATCGAAGTACAGGGGAATGTTAATACTAAGTAGCGACTGTATGTCTCcgtaaaactttaattttaaccataaataaaataatttttcgtgtaaaatcGTTATTTATCGAGATAATTGACTTCACTCGTAAAATTCAAACGtaagaaacttaaataaaattttctaggagCGTCTACTTATCTTTACTTTTTTCgatgattttctttaaatcttcGTCACTcaaataactaaatattttttcagtacATTCTTGTGGTAATTGAAGATGGTTGgcaaaaagaaaatgtaaaattttattccctTGATCAAGTAACTCGTTTCTTTTCATACCATTTCTGAAACGGCTTTTAATCATGCTTCCAtatattggaaattttgttttatagtcGTCTAATTTTAGAATCTGCACTATATTTTCGTTCCTCAAACATATTGCTAAAGAATCAGTGTTCTTTATCAAGAtatcataaaatgaaatattataattattcatctTCTCGCTCTTCATGCTTGTTATTTCATTCTCACATTTTTCCTGAAAATCAGGATAATAAATTCCATCAACTGAAAGCAAATTTTGTTGACTAACATATAAATTTGCGGTTTTCATTCTAATTATGTGGCGTATAAGACTTTCAATAGTTTCAGCAGTTTTAGCATAATCAAGAAGTGTACGATTGTTTCTAGTCGTAATATTAATATCAGATCCATACTCCAAGAGAGTTGTAACAACTTTAACATGACCTTCTTTAGATGCAATGTGGAGTGCTGTATCTCCACCGattgttctaaaattaatatcagcACTGGATTTCAAGAGAGTTTCCATGATTTCCTGGGATCCGTTTAGAGCACTGAAATGCAGGGGTGTAATATTACATTTAGTTTTAGAATCAACTTTAGCACCACGTTCAAGCAATAGTTTTACAATATCGTTGGAACCTTCTAGTGTTGCCATGTGCAACGCTGTCAATCCATCACAATCCACAGCATCTACGTCAACTCCTTTATTCAAAAGCATTTCAcaaatttctacattttttctTCGTGCAGACATATGGAGTGGTGTCTCGAGACTTATTTTTTCTCTAACATTGACGTTTGCATTATATTCTAACAGAACTTCAACAACTTGTGAATATTCATTCCAGATAGCAAATTGAAGTAGCGTCTCACTATCTGGAGTTTGAGCGTCTACATTAGCACCATGATCAAGAAGCAGTTTAGTAATTTTCCTCTTTATATTAACATAAGAATATCTATCAGTACGATATTTATAACAATCTTCATAATCACTTACATTTAAAAGCAATGCTGTGTTACCGTTTTCATCGGTAGCGTTAACATCAGcattatgttttaaaagtaattcaataatttctaaTCGATTATTTTGAATCGCATCAAAAAGTGGAGTTTGACcccaatttttaacattaacatcAGCATTATGTTGCAAAAGAAGTTCAACGATTTTCGTGCACTTCCCCCTAACAGCAATATTCAATAGCTGGGGATAATCTTTTACATTTACTCCATTATCTAAAAGTagcttagtaatttttaaattttcatttttaatagcaTAAAATAGTGGGGTTTTTCTCTCTACGTCTTGAGCATTTATATCAGctttatgttttaaaagtaattcagTAATttctaattgattatttttaatcgcTTTATAAAGTGGAGTTCGACCATAAAgatttttaacattaacatcAGCTTcatgttttaaaagtaattcagTAATTtctaattgataatttttaaccgCATTATAAAGTGGAGTTTGACCAAAACgatttttaacattaacatcAGCTTcatgttttaaaagtaattcaataatttctaaTCGATTATTTTGAATCGCATTATAAAGTGGAGTTTGACCACAACCATCTTTAACATTAACATCAGCATTATGTTGCAAAAGAAGTTCAACGATTTCCGTGCACTCCCCCATAGTAGCACTATGCAATAGCTTGGGATCATCTTTAACATTTGCTCCATTATCTAAAAGTAGCttggtaatttttaaatttttattttcaatagccTTAAATAGTGGGGTTTTTCTGCATTCGTCTTCAGCATTTATATCAGctttatgttttaaaagtaattcgATAATTTCTACTTGATCATTATTTTCAATCGCTTTATGGAGTGGAGTTTGGCCAAAGCGATTTTGAGTATTAATATTAGCACCTCTGACTAGAAGCATCTTTATAATTTCTATGTCATCATTTATAACAGCAAAATGAAGGGGAGTATTAGAAGagtttttataattgtatgttTTACTGTTGACTTCAGAGCCGCTTGTTAAAAGTAATTTAGCAATCTCCGAATGTTTATTATCAAGAGCATCACAAAGTAAATCATATCCTTTTGGCGATGATTCTGAATATGGCAGCCCGTAAGAATTTATTAACTCCCTTGCTGTTTCCAGTTCTCCATTACGAATCGCACGAATTAAACTGCGCCCTATATCCtgattattcataattaaagcactaaaaatcataacattattaaattaataacatatcaacatattataatttatatttcccaTTTTACCACAAGATTTTAATcagattttaaacaaataagatgatatattttatctataacaatattattatttaagtcaaACTAGTTTGAgctctatatttttaatatttttcaagttttaatttaataaatacacatatttGCACATACTTCCTTCTAATTGCTCTGACGTggcgaaaaatatatcaaaaatatgtacTTTTTCCCATATTATCTATTTCCTAAAGGCCATCACACATAAGACATAGTATGACGGATAACGTACGCACGTAAGGGAGcgggaaaaaagttaaattgatTGTGCAATGAAATCAAATTGGTAATTAAGTGACTGCGAGGCCTACGTGAGGTCATGGCCTGATGTAGATATTTAGCCGTTCcggacaaaaataatatttgtcgcTCTTTACACTCATACCAAATACAGGATGTATTTTTTATCGAAtgtccgaaggaaatggagctattgattTTGTTCGGATAGAGAttactgtatataatattttaaggatttgcCGCTCTTGACGATTGCCCGGCTCGAGCCCCCCCCCCCCATCTGAATCGGGCCATGCGTGAGGAAGTGAGGATGAAGTAAGgtgaattgtataaataataaacaatgtaGATGAAGTCCAGAGATggaatgtaatttgtatataattattaaataaaatatcaaaatattataattcagtTTCTGACATCgatattttcgatattatttttgtattttataaaacaaataacaaagaCTACATACCTACgacttttaaaaacatttaataattataatttgactaataaaaaaacaaacaaaattcaataaaatatcattgtaatcaagaaaaaattaatgcatctttgaaattttatttatttgttgtttattaagTTGTAAAAACTTCTCAGAGGTGTACCTAGCCCCCTTTTTTGGTGGGTAGTTGAGGGTTTAATCAGTCTCAAAAAGAGACGTTAGGTACGCCCCTGAGAAGTCGAGTTTTTTTACGAAGTGTTTATTGACACCCTGACAaacaacttataaataaaatttcaaagatgcattaattttttacttttatagatatttagtttcattgtactagaatgtaaacaaaacaaaacaagacACTATCAAATcgatctatttatttatttaattagtttttattgataGTTATCCAAAATCTTAGTACGtagaattaatttattgattattgattaCCTAATTAAATCTTACATACACAGTCATCGTTTGTTTTTAAGGATATTCTTTTCTAATTCTATTTGTTAGTAATCTTTTGATCTGCAGAAGCAACTTCTTATAGTCCTGGAGCCCGTCAAAGTAAAACAGCACTTAAACGGATTTCGCATataaatcaatactatttaacgataggtacaatatggactatgtgtgccagggtttatcctggcacaaatatttttttatttttaataattacaagtatttttgcactttcatggaaattaatttgtataagatcattttattgcatattttatctattttcaggaaaatttcaGGTGGGACAGCTCTTATCGTGGTAGAAAGGTCTGTCacatctatttttaatatataaagccaatcaaattttacccttatcgcggaattactttttttattaaatttgttcgttttgagttctattttcgaaatatctcggtGTGACAGCTCGAAACTTGACGAAAATATCTGTTACATcagtaacaaataaaaaaatccttgcaaaaaatatttctgccaggatTAATCCTGGCACACTTAGTCCATAGTGTACCTATCGTTGAGTAGTATTGATTcttatgcgaaatttcgaaatccgtgtaagtaCAGTTTTACTGTGACAGGCTCCAGgactataatattaatataaaaaataaaattatataataaacaatgaattcgatttattttataaatatgttaaattcttttgatatagcagaaaaaaaaaaatgatatgcaAAGCAACTGAactgatacaaaaatatttcattttgtactTATTTTGTTATCATTAACAAAATCAGTTTATAAAGATCTATAGATCattaatcaatcaattattACACATCGATCATCACAAAACACTgattttgttttacataaatctattttatattgagtgtgttgttatacagaatgttctaagttttttatacagggtgttttaagttgacatataattaatcgaagaaaatgcttcaaacgaaaaattgaCAGTACATAGTGgatgtggtactgaagtcgtgtgagtgcaaCCCCTGTAATATTCCATACGACTTACTTCCCAGAGGGgaggaaaacattaaaaaaaaaaggtcttggTAGCCTTCTTAGATTAAtattcgaacatgtactgcagcttatgctggaacgatcattaacTTCATAGATAAAtcatgtgttttatccacttttcagattctgtttatatacttttttccagtttttttattaccattaaaaaacggttcAACTAATTCTgttgaaaactctttcagttcttaaatacgcgattacacGTCGAATAACCCCAGTTACTTGTTTatgaatccgaacgaacatacgcataTACCGGGAAATTGTGAAGCACAATGATGCcagacacaagcatcaataaatatccggaagttccatttgcgaactgcaagttccTCCTCAAAGagggtattttaaaaaaggccaatcttagatggaaggAGGAACGCACTTGAGGTACtataagacagatatggtctgagtacaatcgtaggcgttccgaagatcttttatcacttccaagggcttctattagcaaagttgttgcgacTATTACAGGACTCTGGTTGGGTGGCAGGCATCTGGCAGTGTATCACAACTACTGCagaagctgtcacagtggtgatgaggaggagacaatgtctcatcttttcTATCACTGCCCAGCTATTGCCATGAGAAGATGGACtaacttgagccagcctctctttaacgacctctccgacctgaagtccgtcaaagtcaaagcactcctgctgttcttaaacagctccaaatggttcatgaagtagtggccggggatagACCAACACTTTTTCgctatcacaacggaccctatgatccaagtgtgtcccaccccaggacagttgatccaataaaatgtttttccctTTGGATGATTCTTGCACACGGACCTACTGTATATTAATGActgctaatttaaaaaaaaaaaaaaaaggcagaactctgtaaatttaaaattgaataataaatttaattcattcaacATTTAGAACCCAATATGTTGAATACAAActaccaaaattaaaaagcatTGGAAATTCAAttgcaattatattattattatcttcatcttgttgttgttgttgttgttgttgttgttcagATGCAGATACAGATGCATCACATTCAGATGCATGATGCTCATTATTCAGATGCTGCATAGACTTACAACTATTTGATATTCTTTGATTATCATCAGCATCGATTTGTAGAATTGACTGGAACtgtacattattataattatcatgTGATGTTGATGATGTAAGCTGATGATGCTGATGATTCTGAtgctgatgatgatgatgtacGTTTATCATCATTTGTTTGTCATTATcattattcaattgttttttattaaaaaaattatttattactctaCGATTAGTTTTGGTGaacgatgatgatgatgatgctgATGATGTGGGTgatagtgatgatgatgattgtTGATATTGATTCATACTGCTATAGTTCATACATTGTTGTTCTTGTTGTATTGTTGTTATATTAGTacgttttttttctgttatttcaataaaatttaacatatcaAAGCGTCATAATTCGggaaacctaaaaaaaaaaaaaaaaaacaaaaaacttttattatttcttacttGTAACGGGTAGGTCTCATCTAACGTTTAAAATTAGAACTAGAAGGTTATTTTGATGTTGAAGACAGTTCCGATGTGACAGAAAGTTAGTCATATGTTTGAAATTAACGAAATGGGTCACTTTTTTCGCTTGAACAAAATTGGGAAATAGCGAAGACATCGCTACTGTTTGCTCAGAGTGTGCGTAAACAATCATCAACATCAATTCATCGTCGTTTTCAAGACttctttgagaaaaattttacataaagacCTCGGTGTAAATGCATACTAAGTCCAATTAGTGCAAGAGTTGAGATCACTTGATCGAAGATGAGCATTTTTACACCGAAAAATTATCTATTCAGATGAAGCTAATTTCCACCTCGGAGGATACGTCATTAAGCTAAATTGTCTTATCTGGGGGTCAGATACACGGGGGTTAGCATCAACAAAGAGTAACTGTCTGGTGCGGATTTTGGTCTAGCGGCATGATTGGGTcgcttttatttgaaaatgagcACGTGTTTAACGACTTTCGAcgaaatatgttacatattctGGTAAAACCCCAAAATTAGACTCATTTCCTTCATCACTTTTGTTCACCAGCTATCTTGAAATCAACATTTTCGTGACGTTACTAGAATTTCtaaagaataataaaagatattcaTTGATTTACCTCATAGGATCCTCAACATAATCGCTAGGTATTTCAAAACATGATTTCGATATTTTTTCCCTAAATTCAAAATgttgaaatgtaatttttgcTGTGACCGTTGGTAATATTGGTATATCGATTTTAACTGGAAAACCAGCTGGTAATTTTAATGCTACAAAATCacgtaattttgaaaaatgtttaaatggtGCGATCACTTCTAAtacatttaataacatttcaacAGTCAATGGAAATTCAGAGctctgaaaaatcaaaaataatttttaaataattattagttaataCATCAGCATCCTCCTATTTGAAAGGCCTTTAAAATACCCTGAAATACACTTGAAAATAGTCTGATTTAGATCAAATACTCGATTACTTTCATGCTTTATTcgatatttctaattttaattatcgaaattttgatttttgaaattaataataatatacagggaGTTTCGTATATTCATGAGaggagaattattttttatagttagttAATTTACGTACCATTGCAACGGTTGCTCTAAACGATTTAGATGATTCCTTAT
This genomic interval from Chrysoperla carnea chromosome 1, inChrCarn1.1, whole genome shotgun sequence contains the following:
- the LOC123290466 gene encoding putative ankyrin repeat protein RF_0381 isoform X3, with protein sequence MNNQDIGRSLIRAIRNGELETARELINSYGLPYSESSPKGYDLLCDALDNKHSEIAKLLLTSGSEVNSKTYNYKNSSNTPLHFAVINDDIEIIKMLLVRGANINTQNRFGQTPLHKAIENNDQVEIIELLLKHKADINAEDECRKTPLFKAIENKNLKITKLLLDNGANVKDDPKLLHSATMGECTEIVELLLQHNADVNVKDGCGQTPLYNAIQNNRLEIIELLLKHEADVNVKNRFGQTPLYNAVKNYQLEITELLLKHEADVNVKNLYGRTPLYKAIKNNQLEITELLLKHKADINAQDVERKTPLFYAIKNENLKITKLLLDNGVNVKDYPQLLNIAVRGKCTKIVELLLQHNADVNATDENGNTALLLNVSDYEDCYKYRTDRYSYVNIKRKITKLLLDHGANVDAQTPDSETLLQFAIWNEYSQVVEVLLEYNANVNVREKISLETPLHMSARRKNVEICEMLLNKGVDVDAVDCDGLTALHMATLEGSNDIVKLLLERGAKVDSKTKCNITPLHFSALNGSQEIMETLLKSSADINFRTIGGDTALHIASKEGHVKVVTTLLEYGSDINITTRNNRTLLDYAKTAETIESLIRHIIRMKTANLYVSQQNLLSVDGIYYPDFQEKCENEITSMKSEKMNNYNISFYDILIKNTDSLAICLRNENIVQILKLDDYKTKFPIYGSMIKSRFRNGMKRNELLDQGNKILHFLFANHLQLPQECTEKIFSYLSDEDLKKIIEKSKDK
- the LOC123290466 gene encoding putative ankyrin repeat protein RF_0381 isoform X2; amino-acid sequence: MNNQDIGRSLIRAIRNGELETARELINSYGLPYSESSPKGYDLLCDALDNKHSEIAKLLLTSGSEVNSKTYNYKNSSNTPLHFAVINDDIEIIKMLLVRGANINTQNRFGQTPLHKAIENNDQVEIIELLLKHKADINAEDECRKTPLFKAIENKNLKITKLLLDNGANVKDDPKLLHSATMGECTEIVELLLQHNADVNVKDGCGQTPLYNAIQNNRLEIIELLLKHEADVNVKNRFGQTPLYNAVKNYQLEITELLLKHEADVNVKNLYGRTPLYKAIKNNQLEITELLLKHKADINAQDVERKTPLFYAIKNENLKITKLLLDNGVNVKDYPQLLNIAVRGKCTKIVELLLQHNADVNATDENGNTALLLNVSDYEDCYKYRTDRYSYVNIKRKITKLLLDHGANVDAQTPDSETLLQFAIWNEYSQVVEVLLEYNANVNVREKISLETPLHMSARRKNVEICEMLLNKGVDVDAVDCDGLTALHMATLEGSNDIVKLLLERGAKVDSKTKCNITPLHFSALNGSQEIMETLLKSSADINFRTIGGDTALHIASKEGHVKVVTTLLEYGSDINITTRNNRTLLDYAKTAETIESLIRHIIRMKTANLYVSQQNLLSVDGIYYPDFQEKCENEITSMKSEKMNNYNISFYDILIKNTDSLAICLRNENIVQILKLDDYKTKFPIYGSMIKSRFRNGMKRNELLDQGNKILHFLFANHLQLPQECTEKIFSYLSDEDLKKIIEKSKDK
- the LOC123290466 gene encoding putative ankyrin repeat protein RF_0381 isoform X4, producing the protein MNNQDIGRSLIRAIRNGELETARELINSYGLPYSESSPKGYDLLCDALDNKHSEIAKLLLTSGSEVNSKTYNYKNSSNTPLHFAVINDDIEIIKMLLVRGANINAEDECRKTPLFKAIENKNLKITKLLLDNGANVKDDPKLLHSATMGECTEIVELLLQHNADVNVKDGCGQTPLYNAIQNNRLEIIELLLKHEADVNVKNRFGQTPLYNAVKNYQLEITELLLKHEADVNVKNLYGRTPLYKAIKNNQLEITELLLKHKADINAQDVERKTPLFYAIKNENLKITKLLLDNGVNVKDYPQLLNIAVRGKCTKIVELLLQHNADVNVKNWGQTPLFDAIQNNRLEIIELLLKHNADVNATDENGNTALLLNVSDYEDCYKYRTDRYSYVNIKRKITKLLLDHGANVDAQTPDSETLLQFAIWNEYSQVVEVLLEYNANVNVREKISLETPLHMSARRKNVEICEMLLNKGVDVDAVDCDGLTALHMATLEGSNDIVKLLLERGAKVDSKTKCNITPLHFSALNGSQEIMETLLKSSADINFRTIGGDTALHIASKEGHVKVVTTLLEYGSDINITTRNNRTLLDYAKTAETIESLIRHIIRMKTANLYVSQQNLLSVDGIYYPDFQEKCENEITSMKSEKMNNYNISFYDILIKNTDSLAICLRNENIVQILKLDDYKTKFPIYGSMIKSRFRNGMKRNELLDQGNKILHFLFANHLQLPQECTEKIFSYLSDEDLKKIIEKSKDK
- the LOC123290466 gene encoding putative ankyrin repeat protein RF_0381 isoform X1, whose translation is MNNQDIGRSLIRAIRNGELETARELINSYGLPYSESSPKGYDLLCDALDNKHSEIAKLLLTSGSEVNSKTYNYKNSSNTPLHFAVINDDIEIIKMLLVRGANINTQNRFGQTPLHKAIENNDQVEIIELLLKHKADINAEDECRKTPLFKAIENKNLKITKLLLDNGANVKDDPKLLHSATMGECTEIVELLLQHNADVNVKDGCGQTPLYNAIQNNRLEIIELLLKHEADVNVKNRFGQTPLYNAVKNYQLEITELLLKHEADVNVKNLYGRTPLYKAIKNNQLEITELLLKHKADINAQDVERKTPLFYAIKNENLKITKLLLDNGVNVKDYPQLLNIAVRGKCTKIVELLLQHNADVNVKNWGQTPLFDAIQNNRLEIIELLLKHNADVNATDENGNTALLLNVSDYEDCYKYRTDRYSYVNIKRKITKLLLDHGANVDAQTPDSETLLQFAIWNEYSQVVEVLLEYNANVNVREKISLETPLHMSARRKNVEICEMLLNKGVDVDAVDCDGLTALHMATLEGSNDIVKLLLERGAKVDSKTKCNITPLHFSALNGSQEIMETLLKSSADINFRTIGGDTALHIASKEGHVKVVTTLLEYGSDINITTRNNRTLLDYAKTAETIESLIRHIIRMKTANLYVSQQNLLSVDGIYYPDFQEKCENEITSMKSEKMNNYNISFYDILIKNTDSLAICLRNENIVQILKLDDYKTKFPIYGSMIKSRFRNGMKRNELLDQGNKILHFLFANHLQLPQECTEKIFSYLSDEDLKKIIEKSKDK